One genomic segment of Blattabacterium sp. (Blaberus giganteus) includes these proteins:
- a CDS encoding pyridoxal phosphate-dependent aminotransferase, with translation MKNRLSHRLQNISYSQTIAMSSKARELKNKGYDIINLSLGEPDFLPPNFVLSSAKKAIDEGYHYYTPVSGYLELKKTICKKFYRDNRLKYSPSQIVVSTGAKQAIMNVLLSLLNKDDEVIIPAPYWVSYLQMVKFCESYPVIIPTIMKNDFKIHPEQLEKAITSKTKLFLFSTPCNPTGSVYSYKELKDLSEVLKKHPEIMIISDEIYEHICYSEKHTSIAIFPDIYHQVITVNGLSKAFSMTGWRIGYIGAPKWIAQSCDKIQGQMTSCANSIAQIAAITALEAHPNKIEYMIKEFEKRRNIVLDMIKEIDGFQFYKPNGAFYIFPKVSYFFGKKLHGKIIQNSDEFSEFLLEKTKVATVSGSAFGDHQCLRISYASSDDKIIEAFTRIKKGLS, from the coding sequence ATGAAAAATAGATTATCCCATCGTTTACAGAATATATCTTATTCACAAACCATAGCTATGTCATCGAAAGCCAGAGAATTAAAAAATAAAGGTTATGACATTATAAACTTAAGTTTGGGGGAACCAGATTTTCTTCCTCCTAATTTTGTTTTATCCTCTGCAAAAAAAGCTATAGATGAAGGATATCATTATTATACACCCGTATCTGGATACTTAGAACTTAAAAAAACAATATGCAAAAAATTCTATCGTGATAATCGTTTAAAATATTCACCTTCTCAAATTGTAGTTTCTACCGGAGCAAAACAAGCTATAATGAATGTTCTTTTATCTTTGTTGAATAAAGATGATGAAGTTATTATTCCTGCGCCTTATTGGGTTAGTTATTTACAAATGGTAAAGTTTTGTGAATCTTATCCAGTTATAATTCCAACAATAATGAAGAATGATTTTAAGATTCATCCAGAACAATTAGAAAAAGCGATTACATCTAAAACAAAATTATTTCTTTTCAGTACTCCTTGTAATCCTACAGGAAGCGTATATTCTTATAAAGAATTAAAAGATTTATCGGAAGTTTTAAAAAAACATCCCGAAATCATGATTATTTCTGATGAAATTTATGAACATATTTGTTACTCAGAAAAACATACTAGTATTGCTATATTTCCTGATATTTATCATCAAGTTATCACAGTTAATGGATTATCGAAGGCTTTTTCAATGACAGGTTGGAGAATTGGATATATTGGAGCTCCAAAATGGATTGCTCAATCTTGTGATAAAATACAAGGTCAAATGACGTCTTGTGCCAATTCTATTGCACAGATAGCTGCTATTACTGCATTAGAAGCTCATCCCAATAAAATAGAATATATGATCAAAGAATTTGAGAAAAGAAGAAATATAGTTTTGGATATGATCAAAGAAATTGATGGATTTCAATTTTATAAACCAAATGGAGCTTTTTATATTTTTCCAAAAGTTTCATATTTTTTTGGAAAAAAGTTACATGGAAAAATAATTCAAAATTCAGATGAATTTTCTGAATTTTTACTTGAAAAAACTAAAGTAGCTACCGTTAGTGGAAGTGCTTTTGGTGATCATCAATGTTTACGAATTTCTTACGCATCATCAGACGATAAAATCATAGAAGCTTTTACAAGAATTAAAAAGGGATTAAGTTAA
- a CDS encoding peroxiredoxin, producing MNTLISKKAPNFTASAVLNGKNIVPNFTLEQFKGSKYVLLFFYPKDFTFVCPTEIYAFQEKIQDFEMRNVQIIAVSTDTEQSHWAWLQIPKEKGGIHGITYPIVSDINKTISHNYGVLSGNWICNNEGLKATGELIAYRGLFLIDKEGIIRHLLINDFPLGRNVHEAIRMIDALQYYEKSGEVCPANWKKGKKAIKASHSGIEDYFSS from the coding sequence ATGAATACATTGATTTCAAAAAAAGCGCCTAATTTTACGGCTAGTGCGGTATTAAATGGAAAAAATATTGTACCAAATTTTACTTTAGAACAATTTAAAGGAAGTAAATATGTTTTACTTTTTTTTTATCCTAAAGATTTTACTTTTGTTTGTCCTACAGAAATATATGCATTTCAAGAAAAAATTCAGGATTTTGAAATGAGAAATGTACAAATTATTGCTGTATCTACGGATACAGAACAATCTCATTGGGCTTGGTTACAGATACCAAAAGAAAAAGGGGGAATTCATGGGATCACTTATCCTATTGTTTCTGACATAAATAAGACCATATCTCATAATTATGGAGTATTATCTGGAAATTGGATTTGTAATAATGAAGGATTGAAAGCGACTGGAGAACTTATTGCTTATAGAGGATTATTTTTAATAGATAAAGAAGGAATCATAAGACATCTTTTAATTAATGATTTTCCTTTAGGTCGAAATGTACATGAAGCTATTCGTATGATAGATGCTCTTCAATATTATGAAAAAAGTGGAGAAGTATGTCCAGCAAATTGGAAAAAAGGAAAAAAAGCTATAAAAGCCAGTCATAGTGGGATTGAAGATTATTTTTCATCTTAA
- the mtaB gene encoding tRNA (N(6)-L-threonylcarbamoyladenosine(37)-C(2))-methylthiotransferase MtaB: MLKKKVAFYTMGCKLNYAETSTIARKFSNLYYQHVSFKSYADIYVINSCSVTKNAEMELKHIVRSAMNKNSEAIIVAIGCYAQLNPKEVSSIIGVDIVLGNEEKFKIIDYLNRDKENKYYANFLSKRTYYSSFSIGDRTRSFLKIQDGCDYKCSYCIIPMLRGESRSESIENILKNIRFLFNQGVKEIVLTGVNIGDYGKNIYGENRRLYTFFDLIQAIDQIQEKGRIRLSSIEPNLLKNECIEFLSKSKHFVPHFHIPLQSGSNDILGKMHRRYIRELYQEKVKKIRCLMPDAYIGSDIIVGYPGETHKHFLETYHFLKKLEISSLHIFTYSARPNTKSSAMQENVSKKIQWKRNKILRILSNKKYRFFCKKQIFTKKTVLFEKNNHNKKYLYGYTENYIRIKMPLNLYNSYTTYENTLQDVLITKVDKDGIMIAEPIN, from the coding sequence ATGTTGAAAAAAAAAGTAGCATTTTATACCATGGGGTGTAAACTCAATTACGCAGAGACCTCTACTATAGCAAGAAAATTTTCTAACTTATATTATCAACATGTTTCTTTCAAGAGTTATGCAGATATTTATGTGATCAATAGTTGTTCTGTAACAAAAAATGCAGAAATGGAATTGAAGCATATTGTACGTTCTGCTATGAATAAAAATTCAGAAGCTATTATTGTAGCAATAGGATGTTATGCTCAACTGAATCCTAAAGAAGTGTCTTCTATTATTGGAGTAGATATCGTTCTAGGAAATGAAGAAAAATTTAAAATCATAGATTATCTTAATAGAGATAAAGAAAATAAATATTATGCAAATTTTCTTTCGAAAAGAACTTATTATTCATCGTTTTCCATTGGAGATAGAACTCGTTCTTTTTTAAAAATACAGGATGGATGTGATTATAAATGCAGTTATTGCATTATTCCTATGTTGAGAGGGGAGTCTCGTTCTGAGAGTATAGAAAATATATTGAAAAATATTAGATTTCTTTTTAATCAAGGAGTCAAAGAAATCGTGTTAACAGGTGTTAATATAGGAGACTATGGAAAAAATATATACGGAGAAAATCGACGGTTATACACATTTTTTGATTTAATACAAGCTATAGATCAAATACAAGAAAAAGGAAGAATCCGTTTATCCTCTATAGAGCCGAATTTACTTAAAAATGAATGTATTGAATTTTTGTCTAAAAGCAAACATTTTGTCCCACATTTTCATATCCCTTTACAGTCTGGAAGCAATGATATTTTGGGAAAAATGCATAGACGTTACATACGAGAACTTTATCAAGAAAAAGTAAAAAAAATTCGATGTTTAATGCCAGATGCTTATATCGGTTCAGATATTATTGTTGGGTATCCTGGAGAAACACATAAACATTTTTTGGAAACTTATCATTTTTTGAAAAAATTAGAAATTTCATCTTTACATATATTTACCTATTCTGCGAGACCAAATACAAAATCCAGTGCTATGCAGGAAAATGTATCTAAAAAAATACAATGGAAACGGAATAAAATTTTGAGAATCCTTTCAAACAAAAAATATCGTTTTTTTTGTAAAAAGCAAATTTTTACTAAAAAAACCGTCTTATTCGAAAAGAATAATCACAATAAAAAATATTTGTATGGATATACAGAAAATTATATTCGAATTAAGATGCCATTAAATTTATACAACTCTTATACTACATATGAAAATACATTACAAGATGTATTAATCACAAAAGTAGACAAAGATGGAATTATGATCGCCGAACCAATAAATTAA
- the lysS gene encoding lysine--tRNA ligase, translating to MTYLSEQQIIRRKKLDQLKMLGINPYPAEEYVVTTTIYNIQKNFTEKETISIAGRLMRLRILGKASFGEIKDHTGCMQIYLTHNHLFSDQIKKEDAYNIFLKKLIDTGDIIGIKGILFKTKMDEMTIHVHQLTLLSKSIRPLPQVKMDKNKKIYDAFSNTEQRYRMRYVDLIVNDHVKEIFLKRTRIIQKIRNFLDDKGYLEVDTPILQSIPGGAIARPFETYHNTLGIPLYLRIANELYLKRLIIGGFHGVYEFSRNFRNEGMDRLHNPEFTVLELYVAYKDYYWMMNFTEKFMKCIWNEFTKKENNLISFQTPFPRISILDSIKKYTGFDLKEMGKEELRKVCKKLHIEENIKMSKAKLIENIFEEKCEKNYINPTFIIDYPVEMSPLTKRHRDKENLSERFELIINGQEIANAYSELNDPIDQLDRLREQMKFSERENIKDESLFIDQDFIRALEFGMPPTAGIGIGIDRLVMLLTQKKSIQEVLLFPQMRPEKIVKK from the coding sequence ATGACCTATTTATCAGAACAACAGATTATCCGAAGAAAAAAACTAGATCAACTGAAAATGTTGGGAATAAACCCTTATCCAGCAGAAGAATATGTAGTAACTACTACCATTTATAATATACAAAAAAATTTCACGGAAAAAGAAACTATAAGTATAGCTGGACGGTTAATGCGTTTGCGAATTTTAGGAAAAGCCTCTTTTGGAGAGATTAAAGATCATACGGGTTGTATGCAAATATATTTGACTCATAATCATTTATTTTCGGATCAAATAAAAAAAGAAGATGCTTACAATATTTTTTTAAAAAAACTTATAGACACAGGAGATATTATTGGAATAAAAGGAATTTTATTTAAGACAAAAATGGATGAAATGACCATACATGTTCATCAATTGACTTTACTATCCAAATCTATACGACCCTTACCACAAGTAAAAATGGATAAAAATAAAAAAATATATGATGCTTTTTCTAATACGGAACAACGTTATCGTATGCGTTATGTTGATCTTATTGTCAATGATCATGTAAAAGAAATTTTTTTGAAACGAACTCGTATCATCCAAAAAATAAGAAATTTTTTGGATGATAAAGGATATCTAGAAGTAGATACTCCTATTTTACAATCTATCCCTGGAGGAGCTATAGCTCGTCCTTTTGAAACGTATCATAATACACTAGGAATTCCATTGTATTTACGTATAGCTAATGAACTTTATTTAAAAAGATTGATTATTGGTGGATTTCACGGTGTATATGAATTCTCTAGAAATTTTAGAAATGAGGGAATGGATCGTCTTCATAATCCAGAATTTACTGTATTAGAACTTTATGTCGCTTATAAAGATTATTACTGGATGATGAATTTTACAGAAAAGTTTATGAAATGTATCTGGAACGAATTTACAAAAAAAGAAAATAATCTTATTAGTTTTCAAACTCCTTTTCCTAGGATTTCCATATTGGATTCTATTAAAAAATATACCGGATTTGATCTTAAAGAAATGGGAAAAGAAGAGTTAAGAAAAGTTTGTAAAAAATTGCATATAGAAGAAAATATAAAAATGAGTAAAGCTAAACTGATTGAGAACATTTTTGAAGAAAAATGCGAAAAAAATTACATAAATCCTACTTTTATTATTGATTATCCTGTTGAAATGAGTCCTTTAACTAAAAGACATCGTGATAAAGAAAATTTATCAGAACGTTTTGAACTCATTATAAATGGACAAGAAATTGCTAATGCTTATTCAGAACTTAATGATCCTATCGATCAACTTGATCGTTTACGAGAACAGATGAAATTCTCTGAAAGAGAGAACATAAAAGACGAATCTCTATTTATAGATCAAGATTTTATACGTGCTTTAGAATTTGGTATGCCTCCTACTGCAGGTATTGGAATTGGAATAGATCGTTTAGTTATGTTACTTACTCAAAAAAAATCGATTCAAGAAGTTTTACTTTTTCCACAAATGCGTCCCGAAAAAATAGTGAAAAAATAA
- a CDS encoding undecaprenyl-diphosphate phosphatase, translating into MNYIQSILLGIIEGITEFFPISSTGHMILAASIMGILKNKITNLFLVSVQFGAVLSVVFLYRNKFFMKKLNFYLKIFIASFPVGIFGFLLNKIINFFLDKPLIVALSLLIGGWVILKVEIFYEKNFCNRKKNSITYFKAFIIGLFQCLALIPGVSRSAAIIVACMLQNVNRIKAIEFSFFLSVPVIGIATCKKLFDYYFQLNSFTFKDIELLLLGNIVSFVTGMIAIKCFTKYLKNFKFFGYYRIVLGTFFLIIHYLNLIKPIVKF; encoded by the coding sequence ATGAATTATATTCAATCAATCCTATTAGGGATTATTGAAGGAATTACAGAATTTTTTCCTATTTCTTCTACAGGTCATATGATCCTTGCGGCTTCCATAATGGGAATACTAAAAAATAAAATAACGAATTTATTTCTTGTTTCTGTTCAATTTGGAGCCGTTTTATCTGTAGTTTTTTTGTATAGAAACAAATTTTTTATGAAAAAATTGAATTTTTATCTAAAAATTTTTATAGCTAGTTTTCCTGTTGGTATTTTTGGTTTTTTATTGAACAAAATCATAAATTTTTTTTTAGACAAACCACTCATAGTGGCTTTATCTCTTTTAATAGGAGGATGGGTAATTTTGAAAGTAGAAATTTTTTATGAAAAAAATTTTTGTAATAGAAAAAAAAATAGTATTACTTATTTTAAAGCTTTTATTATTGGATTATTTCAATGTTTGGCTTTAATTCCAGGAGTATCTAGAAGTGCCGCTATTATTGTCGCTTGCATGCTCCAAAATGTGAATAGAATAAAAGCTATTGAATTTTCTTTTTTTTTATCTGTCCCTGTTATCGGAATTGCTACGTGTAAAAAATTATTTGACTACTATTTTCAATTAAATTCTTTCACATTTAAAGATATAGAATTATTGTTATTAGGAAATATAGTATCTTTTGTCACTGGAATGATAGCTATCAAATGTTTCACAAAATATTTAAAAAATTTTAAATTTTTCGGATACTACAGAATTGTTTTAGGTACTTTTTTTCTGATTATCCATTATTTAAATTTAATAAAACCGATTGTAAAATTTTGA
- a CDS encoding amidohydrolase family protein has protein sequence MNPKKIFVEKVKQKGGWVNAHAHLDRAYTLTKKNFKYSYSPLQKKWYLIDEMKRLATEEDIYIRMEKALEYFLMQGTQALCSFIDVDEIIEDRALKAAKKLKNNYGNSIHICFANQVLKGVLNQKSKYWFDKSIEFVDIIGGLPAIDFGKEDDHLDILLQTAKKKGKMVHVHVDQFNTSGEKETEKLAKKTIEYEMQGKVVAIHSISLAAHARDYRYKIYQLMKKADLMVISCPIAWIDHTRSERLTPSHNSITPVDEMVPEGIIVAFGTDNICDIYKPFSDGNLWIELRVMLEACHYYDIDHLVKIATINGLKVLGLVDK, from the coding sequence ATGAATCCTAAAAAAATTTTTGTAGAAAAAGTAAAACAAAAAGGTGGATGGGTGAATGCTCATGCTCATTTAGATAGAGCTTATACTCTCACAAAAAAAAATTTTAAATATTCTTATTCTCCCCTTCAAAAAAAATGGTATCTGATTGATGAAATGAAACGTTTAGCTACAGAAGAAGATATTTATATTCGTATGGAAAAAGCTTTAGAATATTTTTTAATGCAAGGGACACAAGCTTTATGTTCTTTTATCGATGTAGATGAAATTATAGAAGACAGAGCCTTGAAAGCCGCTAAAAAGTTAAAAAATAATTATGGAAATTCTATTCATATTTGTTTTGCAAATCAAGTTCTTAAAGGCGTATTGAATCAAAAATCAAAATATTGGTTCGATAAATCAATAGAATTTGTGGACATTATTGGAGGATTACCTGCAATAGATTTTGGAAAAGAAGATGACCATTTAGATATCTTATTACAAACAGCTAAAAAAAAAGGAAAAATGGTGCATGTCCATGTAGATCAATTTAATACTAGCGGAGAAAAAGAAACTGAAAAATTAGCAAAAAAAACGATTGAATATGAAATGCAAGGAAAGGTAGTAGCGATACATAGTATTTCTTTAGCTGCACATGCTAGAGATTATCGTTATAAAATATACCAATTAATGAAAAAAGCGGATTTAATGGTAATATCTTGTCCCATTGCTTGGATTGATCATACCAGAAGTGAACGTTTAACTCCTAGCCATAATTCTATCACTCCAGTGGATGAAATGGTTCCTGAAGGAATTATAGTAGCTTTTGGAACAGATAATATTTGTGACATATATAAACCTTTTTCTGATGGAAATCTATGGATAGAGCTACGAGTTATGTTGGAAGCTTGTCATTATTATGATATAGATCATTTGGTGAAAATTGCGACAATAAATGGATTAAAAGTATTAGGATTGGTAGATAAGTAA
- the rpsP gene encoding 30S ribosomal protein S16 — MSVKIRLKRIGKKHKPIYHIVVADSRAPRDGKFIEKLGTYNPHTDPPSTVLKMKNAVSWLMKGAQPTNTVKSIFSKTGVLFKKHLLQGVKKGVLTNEEFQKKFHTWYKKYKI, encoded by the coding sequence ATGTCCGTAAAAATTCGTTTAAAAAGAATTGGAAAAAAACATAAACCTATTTATCATATAGTTGTAGCGGATTCTCGTGCTCCACGAGATGGAAAATTTATTGAAAAATTAGGAACTTATAATCCTCACACGGATCCTCCTTCAACTGTATTAAAAATGAAAAATGCTGTATCCTGGTTAATGAAAGGAGCACAACCAACCAATACGGTAAAATCCATTTTTTCTAAAACCGGTGTATTATTTAAAAAACATTTATTACAAGGAGTCAAAAAAGGCGTATTAACTAATGAAGAATTCCAAAAAAAGTTTCATACATGGTACAAAAAATATAAAATTTAA
- a CDS encoding dicarboxylate/amino acid:cation symporter: protein MSIGMKIKKEKVLLIAFLSVLAYVFIHLSKSLLGLDKFTLCILRCFVISIFILYSLMKKDLTTWILLSIIIGIEIGLDIPKIAVELRFLSKIFLRLIKTIIAPILFSTLVVGIASHSNIKQLGSMGWKSLLYFEVVTTLALFIGLIAINVSQAGVGIVMPSGITEQQLPKVESKTWQDTIIHVFPENFIKSIYHGDVLPIVVFSVIFGISMVFLEDKKRSSILLFAESLSEIMFKFTKIIMYFAPIGVGSAIAYTVGHMGLDILYNLFQLLLTLYIALLIFLMVVLLPILLWIKVPLKAFIKALTEPVSLAFATTSSESALPLLMENLEKLGVPRKIIAFVIPTGYSFNLDGTTLYLSLATVFVAQASGIPLSFSQQIFIGLTLILTSKGVAGVPRASLVILLATVASFGLPTWPILAIIGIDELMDMARTTVNVIGNGLASCVIARSEGELDDNKMLDYIKK from the coding sequence ATGAGTATTGGAATGAAAATAAAAAAAGAAAAAGTTTTATTAATTGCTTTTTTAAGTGTTTTGGCATATGTATTTATTCATTTATCAAAATCCTTGTTAGGATTGGATAAATTTACTCTTTGCATATTAAGATGTTTCGTGATATCTATTTTCATATTGTATTCTTTGATGAAAAAAGACTTAACTACTTGGATATTATTATCCATTATCATAGGAATAGAAATAGGATTAGATATACCAAAAATTGCTGTAGAACTAAGATTTTTATCAAAAATATTTTTGAGATTAATCAAAACGATCATTGCTCCAATATTGTTTTCAACTTTGGTAGTTGGAATCGCAAGTCATTCTAATATTAAACAATTAGGGAGCATGGGATGGAAATCCCTACTATATTTTGAAGTGGTGACCACTTTAGCTTTGTTTATTGGTCTTATTGCTATTAATGTATCCCAAGCTGGAGTTGGCATTGTTATGCCTTCAGGAATCACGGAACAACAATTACCAAAAGTAGAAAGTAAAACTTGGCAAGACACAATTATTCATGTATTTCCTGAAAATTTTATAAAATCCATATATCATGGAGATGTATTACCGATAGTGGTATTTTCCGTTATATTTGGCATATCCATGGTTTTTTTAGAAGATAAAAAACGAAGTTCTATATTATTATTTGCAGAGAGTCTTTCCGAAATCATGTTTAAATTTACTAAAATTATTATGTATTTTGCTCCTATAGGAGTTGGATCTGCCATTGCTTATACAGTAGGACATATGGGTTTGGATATTTTATATAATTTATTTCAGTTATTGTTGACTCTTTATATTGCTTTACTGATTTTTTTGATGGTTGTTTTGCTCCCTATTCTCTTATGGATTAAAGTTCCTTTAAAAGCTTTTATCAAAGCATTAACTGAACCTGTATCACTTGCATTTGCGACTACAAGTTCGGAATCAGCTTTACCTTTACTTATGGAAAATTTAGAAAAATTAGGTGTTCCCAGAAAAATTATAGCTTTTGTGATTCCTACAGGTTATAGCTTTAACTTAGATGGGACAACTCTTTATTTATCTTTAGCAACTGTTTTTGTTGCACAAGCATCTGGGATTCCTTTGAGTTTTAGTCAACAAATATTTATAGGACTTACGTTAATTTTAACAAGTAAAGGAGTCGCTGGAGTTCCTAGAGCATCTTTAGTAATTCTTTTAGCCACTGTCGCTTCTTTTGGATTACCAACTTGGCCTATTTTAGCGATTATAGGTATAGATGAATTAATGGATATGGCTAGGACTACCGTAAATGTGATAGGAAACGGATTAGCTAGTTGTGTCATAGCTCGTTCTGAAGGAGAATTGGACGATAACAAAATGTTAGATTATATAAAAAAATGA
- the lipB gene encoding lipoyl(octanoyl) transferase LipB yields the protein MKKKILFFEDLGKKEYQETWKYQKKLFDDIIQKKVNNIPDKKAGYLLFVEHPHVYTIGKNGKKDKHLLVSSDFLKKIDVSFHQTDRGGDITYHGPGQLIGYPILNMDYFFMDIHKYLRLLEEVMIHFLWKNYAIKGERKKGKTGVWFRVKNGKSRKICSIGIRMSRWVTMHGFALNVNTDLQYFNYIIPCGIYNQEVTSLKKELKKNDISFQKVKSMVKKSFQEIFNVEFINVPKKLNF from the coding sequence ATGAAAAAAAAAATACTTTTTTTTGAAGATCTAGGAAAAAAAGAATATCAAGAAACTTGGAAATATCAGAAAAAATTATTTGATGACATCATACAAAAAAAAGTCAATAATATACCGGATAAAAAAGCAGGATATCTTCTCTTTGTAGAGCACCCTCATGTATATACTATAGGTAAAAATGGTAAAAAAGATAAACATTTGTTGGTTTCGTCAGATTTTTTAAAAAAAATCGATGTTTCTTTTCATCAAACAGATAGAGGGGGTGATATCACTTACCATGGACCTGGACAGTTGATCGGATACCCTATTTTAAATATGGATTATTTTTTTATGGATATTCATAAATACCTTCGTCTTTTAGAAGAAGTGATGATCCATTTTTTATGGAAAAATTATGCAATAAAGGGAGAAAGAAAAAAAGGAAAAACAGGGGTTTGGTTTAGGGTAAAAAACGGAAAATCCAGAAAAATATGTTCAATAGGAATCAGAATGAGTAGATGGGTTACTATGCATGGATTTGCTTTAAATGTAAATACAGATTTACAGTATTTTAATTATATTATTCCTTGTGGAATTTATAATCAAGAAGTGACTTCTTTAAAAAAAGAATTGAAAAAGAATGATATTTCTTTTCAAAAAGTTAAAAGTATGGTAAAAAAATCTTTTCAAGAAATTTTTAATGTAGAATTCATCAACGTACCGAAAAAATTGAATTTTTAA
- a CDS encoding diphosphomevalonate/mevalonate 3,5-bisphosphate decarboxylase family protein yields the protein MKTNCFFYRKKKYYIPPNGVVTRKSYSNIALIKYWGKQNNKIQIPLNSSISYSLGEVYTVTRLIYKEKKKSNLPIRIFFSGKEKTSFLPKILEFFHRISLYCSYLRNYNFTIETYNTFPHSSGIASSASSMSSLALCIMEIEKKLVSSLKEDFFLKKASFLARLGSGSACRSIYPGLVVWGCHQSIKRSNNLYAIPYPYDVHSIFTKIEDTILIVDDEPKKILSSKGHQLMNNHPYARDRLKCANKNMNKLISILKIGDFQEFGELIEHEALTLHAMIMTSRPYFLWMKPNTLNVIHTVWDFRKQSKKNIYFTLDAGANVHLLYPIQEKTFIIKWIYSDLFAYSKKIIESFCL from the coding sequence ATGAAAACTAATTGTTTTTTTTATAGGAAAAAAAAATATTATATACCCCCTAATGGAGTCGTCACGAGGAAAAGTTATTCCAATATTGCTTTAATTAAATACTGGGGAAAACAGAATAATAAAATTCAAATACCATTGAATTCATCTATTAGTTATTCTTTAGGAGAAGTATACACGGTGACTCGATTAATTTATAAAGAAAAAAAAAAAAGTAATTTACCTATAAGAATATTTTTTTCAGGAAAAGAAAAAACTAGTTTTCTTCCAAAAATTTTAGAATTTTTTCATAGAATTTCACTATATTGTTCCTATTTGCGAAATTATAATTTCACTATAGAAACCTATAATACTTTTCCACACAGTAGTGGAATCGCTTCTTCTGCTTCTTCCATGAGTTCTTTAGCATTATGTATTATGGAAATAGAAAAAAAATTAGTTTCTTCTTTAAAAGAAGATTTTTTTTTAAAAAAAGCTTCTTTTTTAGCCAGATTAGGCTCTGGAAGTGCTTGCAGATCTATTTATCCTGGACTTGTTGTTTGGGGATGTCATCAATCTATAAAAAGAAGCAATAATCTTTATGCTATACCATATCCATATGATGTACATTCCATTTTTACAAAAATAGAAGATACTATTTTAATTGTAGATGATGAGCCTAAAAAAATATTGAGTTCAAAAGGGCATCAATTAATGAATAATCATCCTTATGCTAGAGATAGATTAAAATGTGCTAATAAAAATATGAATAAACTTATATCTATATTAAAAATAGGAGATTTCCAAGAATTTGGAGAATTAATAGAACATGAAGCTTTGACTCTTCATGCCATGATCATGACCTCTCGTCCCTATTTTTTATGGATGAAACCAAATACTCTGAACGTGATTCATACGGTATGGGATTTTAGAAAACAGAGTAAGAAAAATATCTATTTTACATTAGATGCAGGAGCCAATGTTCATCTTTTATATCCTATTCAAGAAAAAACATTCATTATAAAATGGATATATAGTGATTTATTTGCTTATTCTAAAAAAATTATAGAAAGTTTTTGTTTATAA
- the rsmG gene encoding 16S rRNA (guanine(527)-N(7))-methyltransferase RsmG — translation MKLIEKYFPNLLDQQIYRLSSLKNLYMYWNAYVNLVSRKTFHDFYQQHVLFCLGIAKVFYFYPGSCVLDLGTGGGFPGIPLSIIFPHTKFILVDSIRKKIKIIEKIIDNLHLKNVYPIWIRAEKLENKFDFVVTRAVNKIDIIHNWIKDKFKYKSNYKIINGTFYLKGGNLYDELKKFPHAIEYPLNHYFEEPFFITKKVVWISNI, via the coding sequence ATGAAATTAATTGAAAAATATTTTCCAAATCTATTGGATCAACAAATCTATAGATTGTCTTCTTTAAAAAATTTATATATGTATTGGAATGCATATGTAAATCTAGTCTCTAGAAAAACATTTCATGATTTTTATCAACAACATGTTCTTTTTTGTTTAGGAATAGCTAAAGTATTTTATTTTTATCCTGGATCATGTGTTTTGGATTTAGGAACAGGAGGAGGATTCCCTGGAATTCCTTTATCTATAATTTTTCCTCATACAAAATTTATATTAGTAGATTCTATTAGAAAAAAAATTAAAATTATAGAAAAAATTATAGATAATCTTCATTTAAAAAATGTGTATCCTATTTGGATACGTGCAGAAAAATTAGAAAATAAATTTGATTTTGTGGTAACTAGAGCTGTAAATAAAATAGATATTATCCATAATTGGATAAAAGATAAATTTAAATATAAATCCAATTATAAAATTATAAATGGAACTTTCTACCTGAAAGGAGGAAATCTTTATGATGAATTAAAAAAATTTCCTCATGCCATAGAATATCCTTTAAATCATTATTTTGAAGAACCATTTTTTATAACTAAAAAAGTTGTTTGGATTTCTAATATTTAA